The Oncorhynchus tshawytscha isolate Ot180627B linkage group LG27, Otsh_v2.0, whole genome shotgun sequence genome includes the window CAGGGTCAAGGAGCAGCTGGTGGACCAGCTCAAGACCCAGATCAGGGACCTAGAGATGTTCATCAACTTCATCCAGGGTAGATGGCAGTGGGCCTGGGATGCCATGTTGGCTGTGGTTACGTGTCTTGGAAGCTCAGTAATACACACTTTGTTACTGAAATATTCCACCAATATTCTGACTTACTACTGTATTTTCCCTTTACCCAACAGATGAGGTAGGGAACCCTCTTCTGTCTGATGGTGAACCCAGCCAGCAGCCGAGGACAGCAGGGCCCAACACCAGAGTCCCTGGAGGGAGGAAGAAAAGTCAGTTATCACCCAGCATTATTATCATAGGCTCTACAACATCACTCACAATACATCTGTTCTAACGATTCTCTTCTCCTGCCCATAGTGGACCCAGAGCAGgcccagaagatgaggcagacaggCTTGCAGCTGATCCAGCGGGCCCTGGCTGTGCTGCAGATCTTTGCAGTGAGCCAGTTTGGCTGTGCGGCTGGCCACGTTCCCCAGAGCATGTGGTCGCAGGGGGAAGTGGGCCAGGACTACGGCCCTCTGCTGCAGCGTCTGGAGGGGGCTGTAGACCGGGTTCGAGTGCAGGCCTCATGCAGACAGCCCTCAGTAGATCACGTGGTCAGCTACAACAGCAGCTTGGCCCTGGGGTCCCGTGATGAGCTCACTGCCTCAGTGAGGAAGGAGCTGGCCATGGCTCTGAGAGACCTGCTAGCCCACggtctctactccccctcccaGGGCATGAGCCTGGTGCTGGCCCCCATCTCCTGCCTGTTGCCCTACAGACCTGGCCCATCGACCATCCACCCCTGGGAGCTCTTTGTCAAGTACTACCACTCCAAAAATGGCAAGGCCTTCGTGGAGTCGCCTGCCCGCCAACTCTCGCAGTCCTTCAGCCTACCTGTTGCGGGCAATCCGGTCACTGTCACACCCAAGCAGTCTCTGCTCTGGGCCATTCACTCAGTGTTGCTGGAGCACGATCGCTACAAGCGAGGAGCAGACTCAGAGTTCAAGGCTCTGGTATGCATGGCTCTGAATGAGCAGAGGCTAGTGTCATGGCTTAACCTGCTGTGCAAGTCAGGGGCCTTGGTGCACCCGCACTACCAGCACTGGAGCTACATGGCCCAGACAGGCTTTGAGGGAGCCCTGCGCATCCTGGGACGTATCAGCCACCTCAAGTTTAACCTGCCGGTGGACCTGGCTGTGAGGCAGCTCAAGAACATCAAGGATGCCTTCTGAGAAGGGATTGTCGAGAGACACCCAAAACCATGCTTTCAGCTCACATGGTTACCAGGCCTGATTTAAgggtaaaaaataatacaatcaACTGGCCTTTGAGGACCGGGGGAGGCATGGTTTGGGTCTTCCTCAAGTGTGGAAATTATAATTGGCATAAAAGAATTGTGCTAATGTTGCTTTATCCGTTTAACTTTAAATGTATCTTGGGTCGTTGGGTCAAAACATTTTTGTTAGCATCCTGTCTAAAACATGGCATGAATTCCGTGCAAAGCTGTTCAACAAAAATCAAGTGTGCAATGTTGAGATGCATTATATAGCAAATCTGATTTTTATATAGCAAATCTGTAACTAACATTTAATTTATCAATGCCCCCCCCATAACCACACAAAGGGAGCATATCAAGATCTTAATGACTTCTACATTGCATTATATGGAGCTTGTTGCCTCCCCTTAGGAAACACTTCCTTTCTGTGATGTTGTTTGACTTGTCCCTATGGAGATGAGATACAGTAGCTCAGACCTATGCAGATAATATTGTGAGGTTGGCCTTTTATAGTAATTCACTACTGTATAATGATTACCTATAGAATGGGTGATCATCAATGTGACCAAATGTATAGTCATTCCCTCCCCATACTCTAGTATGGGCAAAAACAGACCAGTATCCTGCACTGTCACTAAACTGTACAATTTGTGTTCTCTACGGAAGAGAATAATATGGGTTACTACAGTTCACATTCACAGAGCATTGCTCTCTGTCTGTGGTTACACAAAGCTCCACTGTTGCGTTCACAGAAGACGCGCACCATTCAATGCACTCAGGTCAAATGAACATGGCAACAGTGTATGCTCTCACCAATGAATGTACAAGAGAGGTCAAAATTCTAAAGATGTCACAAGTGTTCTGAAAATCAAAATGATCACTCATGCAGCATGTAGTGTCTCTCCGTTGAGAAATAAGCAGAACCTGCCTAACGTGTCTTAAAGAAGGTGGATAACATAGAGACCCTGTATTAACTGCTGCTTTACTGGTCCAAATGGAAGTGATTTAAAAAATTACACAAATATATACGATTTAACTATTTAGCTTATATGTAATTATATATTTAATCGTCCAATATTTAAGATGATTGTGGGATGTGATTGTTTTCTCTGTTTCTATTTGTTTTTTGAATGGTGAATGAAAACCACTTGAAGTGAAATCTTCCTATTACATGTGAATCACATGGGGTGTATCCTGAAAAGCTGAATGTACAAACCATAGATACTGTTCATTTCCACATGAGTGAAAACTGTTATCATCCTTGGTATGGTTTTTCCAACCCTCATATTAAGGTGTTACATACTTTGTTACTGGTTAAGTGCTGCTCCCAGACTTTCTGTTCTATTCTCTTATGGTCTATGGTATTGTATTGAGATCTATTTATATGTTGTTGTATAGTAAATTGCAAATGCCTCAGCCGGACCACGACCAGACTATGCTTGGATCTGGTCTGTGCTTTACTGGTGTGCATCTACATGTAGTGTATGGGAGGACAGGTTGTCCTACATCGAAAGGGATACTTTGGTTTGCGTACTTCTGATGTGCTAGTGTGAATATCAATACCCCCTTCATTTTGCCTGCATTCTTACTTTTcacttttcaaatgcactgtgcTCATGTCAAAACTACTGTTAACGCAAACATAGACGCACACATCACAATACTACTAAGCAATGTACATTTCTGTATGAAAAATGAGACTTAGTTACTGTCTCTGATTTGTTTTTGCTTTTCTGTGTATACCCTACTGGTCAGATTGagaaaaagttatacagctgtttattgtttttgttcaataACTATGAATGTGAGCAAATAAACTATTTCAAAAACCTATTTCAGCCCATGCACAATTTGTATCCATTCATTGCTTTCAACACACTTGTTGTCAATGCACAATAAGTCATATAAAATACAGGGGTAACAATGATGCCTGACACTTGTCTTTAGTCAGGTTGCAGGCCTTCACTTTGCATAGCAGCATCAGAGAACACTGGCAACTGTGCCATCAACTGAATAGGACACCTTGATTACCACATGTCACAGAGAAACTcaattcggcgatgtcatctacaaaatggcttccaacactctactcagcaaactggatgcagtatatcacagtgccatccgttttgtcactaaagcaccttataccacccaccactgcgacttgtatgctctagtcggctggccctcgctacatattcgtcgccagacccactggctccaggtcatctacaagtccatgctaggtaaagctccgccttatctcagttcactggtcacgatggcaacacccatccgtagcacgcgctccagcaggtgtatctcactgatcatccctaaagccaacacctcatttggccgcctttcgttccagtactctgctgcctgtgactggaacaaattgcaaaaatcgctgaagttggagacttttatctccctcaccaacttcaaacatcagctatctgagcagctaaccgatcgctgcagctgtacatagtctattggtaaatagcccacccattttcacctacctcatccccatactgtttttatttatttacttttctgctcttttgcacaccaatatctctacttgtacatgaccatctgatcatatatcactccagtgttaatctgcaaaattgtaactattcgtctacctcctcatgccttttgcacacattgtacattgtatatagactccccctttgttttctactgtgttattgacttgttaatttgtttattccatgtgtaactctgtgttgtctgctcacactgctatgctttatcttggccaggtcgcagttgtaaatgagaacttgttctcaactagcctacctggttaaataaaggtgaaataaaaaataaaaataaaaatatagggcTGACTCTAGGTTGCCTTTTATAAGCTTGACATAaatggctcctgagtggcgcagcggtctaaggcactgcatttccgtgctagaggcatcactgcagaccctggttcaatcctggGCTATATCACaattggctgtgattgggagtcccacaattggcccagggtcgtccgggttaggataggccgtcattgtaaataagaatttgtccttaactgacttttaaaaaatatatatgatgtTCCAAAATAAAGGAACTGTTCCAGGACCAGTTCTGagcattttttattattatttttattaaacataatacaaaaaaatcagcttacattgctacatcaaacatgtcaaacaaaacaaaacacaggtCGGTATTAACAAGAAAATACTCGAACATACAAAAAATatcaataaaataatacaaaaaataaacaattttaGTGCAATTGTATTCACCCTGAAAAAATATTATAATGATTCAGGAAGATGTTATTCACTAGGGTTAATGTTTTAATAAGATAATTAAATTCAATCAGAAAAATGTGTAATTTTGGTATAGAATTTTggaatttttgtttgtgtatgaAGAATTTGCCAacaagaatttaaaaaatgaacaatCATTTCAGTGGtcttgttatcattgcaatagtaacatatATCTTTCATGTCAAAAACATGGGTAGTGTTCATAATGGTAAATAAGTATTTTGCAAGGTTTTCCTAAAATTCTGACACACATTTACATTCAAAGAACAAGTGAGAGATTCTCACCTTCTTTTTCACAGAAAACGCAGATATCATCAATAGGAACAAATTTGGAtatcatagaattacatggatatatcttCTGTAAAATGTTGAAGTGCACTTCCTTAACTTTGTTTGGTATGTGCAGTATTTGTAAGGCCTTAACCATGCATGTTTCCAGACAGTGTCAGAAAAATGTTCCTCTCGGTGTAAGTTGGTTTTGTGAATGAAGAATTTgtcttatatatttattacaacaaGATCTCTCAAGTAAGCCCACACCTTCCAATCTGAGTTCTGGATAAACTTTGTGATCATTACCAAAGCTAAGATGAGTTTTCATTAGTGTAGTTAGACCACTGGGAACggctttgatcacagaaataaactctctgAAAGGTATTGGAAACTCTTTCAATGTTATAAATTGTTCATATGTGAGAATATTACACTTGTTGTCGAAAACATGAAGAACAAAGTCAATATTCCTCTCATGCCAGCTGGGGTAGAACAATGACTTATTCCTTACAGTTATGTCTGAATTattccacaaaagagctttatgaGGGGAAAAATTGTGCAGGAAACATATTTTCCAGGTCATTAAAGCTTGTTGGTGAAACCTAGCCAATTTAGCAGGTAATCTTTCAagaatataattacatttcagtaaAAATTTAAGACCTCCCAATTTATTAAACACATTATTTGGAATGAAATACCATATTGAATCAGTATTGATCAAACATTTTTTCAACCAGTTTATTttgaaagtgttatttatgtCAACAAAGTCCAACACTTCTAGACCACCTTCAGCTCTTTTGTTAGAAAGGACAGATCTTTTTCCGTTTGTGAGACTTATTTTTCCAGATGAAGTCAAGAAAGGTCTTATTGATCTCTTTACAAGTAGCTGAATTTACACATAATGATAATGAGGGGTACACAGAACGAGGcagtccctctgccttggacAGAAGTACACTCCCAAGTATAGAAAGATCTCTTAGTAAccaattattaaatatatttttagttcTCTTAATTTTAGTAGAG containing:
- the LOC112234089 gene encoding RUN domain-containing protein 1-like isoform X2; this translates as MSTEELSTSDSEAAFAGAGERWAPVGAVASPEDESGKGNAVEPRRKGSAASGETEMAARLRKLEDEQGLLNSSLLALTSHFAQVQFRLKQIVHAPTDEKERMLVELEEFAFKGCPHVVGCRPQDTQQLENASEREKRERLEVQREKQKELIVQLKTQLDDLERYAYQEGSYDSLPQSVVMERQKVIIDELIKKLDVNFNEDIGNLTPEELRQRVDAAIAQIVNPARVKEQLVDQLKTQIRDLEMFINFIQDEVGNPLLSDGEPSQQPRTAGPNTRVPGGRKKMDPEQAQKMRQTGLQLIQRALAVLQIFAVSQFGCAAGHVPQSMWSQGEVGQDYGPLLQRLEGAVDRVRVQASCRQPSVDHVVSYNSSLALGSRDELTASVRKELAMALRDLLAHGLYSPSQGMSLVLAPISCLLPYRPGPSTIHPWELFVKYYHSKNGKAFVESPARQLSQSFSLPVAGNPVTVTPKQSLLWAIHSVLLEHDRYKRGADSEFKALVCMALNEQRLVSWLNLLCKSGALVHPHYQHWSYMAQTGFEGALRILGRISHLKFNLPVDLAVRQLKNIKDAF
- the LOC112234089 gene encoding RUN domain-containing protein 1-like isoform X1 → MSTEELSTSDSEAAFAGAGERWAPVGAVASPEDESGKGNAVEPRRKGSAASGETEMAARLRKLEDEQGLLNSSLLALTSHFAQVQFRLKQIVHAPTDEKERMLVELEEFAFKGCPHVVGCRPQDTQQLENAEDLSEREKRERLEVQREKQKELIVQLKTQLDDLERYAYQEGSYDSLPQSVVMERQKVIIDELIKKLDVNFNEDIGNLTPEELRQRVDAAIAQIVNPARVKEQLVDQLKTQIRDLEMFINFIQDEVGNPLLSDGEPSQQPRTAGPNTRVPGGRKKMDPEQAQKMRQTGLQLIQRALAVLQIFAVSQFGCAAGHVPQSMWSQGEVGQDYGPLLQRLEGAVDRVRVQASCRQPSVDHVVSYNSSLALGSRDELTASVRKELAMALRDLLAHGLYSPSQGMSLVLAPISCLLPYRPGPSTIHPWELFVKYYHSKNGKAFVESPARQLSQSFSLPVAGNPVTVTPKQSLLWAIHSVLLEHDRYKRGADSEFKALVCMALNEQRLVSWLNLLCKSGALVHPHYQHWSYMAQTGFEGALRILGRISHLKFNLPVDLAVRQLKNIKDAF